The following is a genomic window from Miscanthus floridulus cultivar M001 chromosome 14, ASM1932011v1, whole genome shotgun sequence.
GTCCTTGTGATACCCTTTTGGTCTTATCTTCTAATGTTACTTATTCGCTACTCGAACAAAAATCTATTAGAAGAATGTCTCTATTGACCAATGTTCTGTTTTTACAGAGAGGAATTTCATTTTCCTATTACTTGATTAGTTCCACACTTGTGCTTTTTTCTAGAGAGTTCTAGAAAGCTTCCAGTTACTATATTTTTTTATGAAACTTTTTGCCTAAAATACAGTGTACAAATTGTTGATTATCAGATACAAATGTATAAATTGCATTTTGACAGAGCTTCTGTTGCACATTCTCGTAAGTATTGAAGACATCATTCTTAACTGATGTCAGAGGGACCCTGACTTGATAATGGACAGTTGATTGCAATATTTGTATGTAGTTAATCTTCAAGGTCTGTCTGTTTTATGTCAACTTTTTAAGTATTCAAGTGGAAGTTGCGAAGTACAATGAAGCATCATAATCTCATTGCAATCCACTTACTGTGGTGCTATTTTATATCTTCATCTCGAACATATTTTATATCTTCATCAAAGAAACTTTTGTAGTAACACAAGATGAAAAATAACAATGACCCCAGTGACAGGTGGCTTCTATCCCCATTTATCAGCGTCACATTTCATATTTCCAAACTTCTACATATTTGCATCATTAAACTATTTTCCCATTCAATAATTTAGGTCTTAGGATTCAATTGAACTAATAGATGCATTTCTTTCTTCATTGTCCTGCTTTGTGCACCTTAAAGAAATTTGCTGCTGTGCACCTCTATATGTAAAGTAATCCCACCCTCTTTTCATCTAATATGGTAATAGACGAACACCCTTTATCTTGTTCCTCAACTAAATTACATGTACTTCCTATGTTGGTAATTGTCAAGACATTTATCTTAACAAGAATATCATTTCCTTCTATGTATCAAACCACAGCACACTCCATTTCCTCATTATGTTTCGAATTTTCAATAAGTTCCATAGAAGATTTATCTCAAGCACTAAATACTTGCTTCTCAGGACATAATTATATTGGATCTGAGCACCTGCTTCTTGGACTGCTTCGTGAGGGTGAAGGTGTGGCGGCTCGTGTGCTTGAGAGTCTCGGAGCTGACCCCAGCAATATCCGTACACAGGTAAACCTATATCTGATGTCTATTTTTGACAGTAAAGGGAGTTCTCTGTACAAAAAGAAATTTTGTTTATTAGCTGTTTCTTCAATGTCATGGACCTCTATAGGTTATTCGAATGATTGGTGAGACCACAGAAGCTGTTGGTGCTGGAGTTGGAGGGGGCAGCAGTGGTAATAAGATGCCAACTCTTGAGGAGTATGGAACTAATTTAACAAAATTAGCAGAGGAGGTAATATTTCTGACCTACTGCATTATAACCAGCACAAATTCTGTAATAGAACTCATGTTGTTCATATCTGCAGGGAAAATTAGATCCGGTTGTTGGAAGGCAGCCACAGATTGAGCGTGTGGTACAAATTTTAGGCAGACGAACCAAGAACAATCCCTGCTTGATTGGAGAGCCTGGTGTTGGAAAGACTGCAATTGCTGAAGGACTTGCTCAACGCATTTCTACAGGCGAtgtacctgaaacaatagaaggGAAAAAGGTGCCCTTTTTTATCATTTCAAAGCAATTATGCAATATGTATCTATCTATTTATAGTATTTTTCTGTCAATTAATTCTACATCTATTGTGAACATATGAGCTTGAATAATATTTTGTTCTTGTGTACTGTTCTTTAGTTGTGTATGGTATATTTATGCAGCTTTACATGAGGGTGCATGCATGTGTTGCTCTTTTCTCTCATTTTACACGAGTCATCCCATCCAGTGGACATTTAAGTATGTAAGCACAGTTTAGTGATTGAAGAACCTGCTCCATAACCATTGGAGAGATTGTAGAAATAATCATCTATCCTAGCCAGCACACTGATTGAGCAAATAGAAGAAGAAAGTATGTTGGAAATATTTGTACTCTTCTGTGTTACATTAAATCAGAATTTCTAAGTGATTAATCTCAGCTCACTGCTCGATTCTGTGGTCTAGTAATTGTTTCAACTGGTTGTAAATATACTTTCTGCCACATTTCTGTATTCTTTTGATGGGATTGGGAGGTGATGGATATTCCTTCAACCAATTTACCACAGGTCATTACCCTTGACATGGGACTTCTTGTTGCTGGCACAAAATACCGTGGAGAATTCGAAGAAAGATTAAAGAAGCTGATGGAGGAAATAAAGCAAAGTGATGAGATAATACTCTTTATTGATGAAGTTCACACTCTGATAGGAGCAGGAGCAGCCGAAGGTGCTATAGATGCTGCTAATATCTTGAAGCCTTCGTTGGCCAGAGGTGAATTACAGGTGTGTAGATAACATGTTCCTATGCTGTGGTGAACATTCTCTTATCTGTTCTTTTGGAATAAGTCCAATATCTTGTTGTCCTTCAAGATGAGCTTTCCAGCGCTCTTGCTTGTAATGAGGCTGTTATGACTAACCTATTATGTTTAATTGCAGTGCATTGGAGCGACTACACTTGATGAATATAGGAAGCACATTGAGAAAGACCCAGCACTTGAACGGCGGTTTCAACCTGTGAAAGTGCCAGAACCAACAGTAGATGAAACCATTGAAATTCTCAGAGGACTAAGAGAACGATATGAGATCCACCATAAACTTCGTTACACTGATGAAGCTCTGATTGCAGCTGCAAAGCTGTCATATCAATATATCAGGTCTGTGAACTGTAAATAAAAATATATCACATGCATCAGCGGAAAATGTAAAAACACCACAAAGAAAATTATGTTGGAACTTTAGCTTGCATCTCTGAAAAAACAACTAAGTTTGTCTGATTATGTCCATCAACAATTTATTTTTGCTACTTTATTGCATCTAACGATCATCTGACAGCATATTTCTGTTTGCAGTGATCGTTTCCTCCCAGATAAGGcaattgacttgattgatgaagCAGGTTCCCGTGTTAGGCTACAGCATGCACAGGTACCAAGTCATctgcttttatttatttgtatGCTTAATTCTTGTGTGCCCTAAACAGTATCTAAATTTTACTGTTGGTGCAGGTTCCTGAGGAAGCAAGAGAGCTTGACAAGGAGCTTAAACAAATCACGAAACAGAAGAATGAAGCTGTTCGTAGCCAGGATTTCGAGAAGGTAATTGACTATGGATGATCTGTTACATTTTCATCTCTTTCAAGTTTGTGACACAACTTAAATGTTGCCTGACCTCCTGAAGATCATATTAAACTATAATTTCCATCCACCATAACTGTTCTATATACAATAGCTTGTACATAGAAAATATTCAATACAGTTTGAGGATTACAAATAATTTTGGATGATTCAGTAATTCttgttcatttcatcaatcaatgcTCTTACTTGAGTGAAGTTCCCCTTTTCCATTTTAGGATGTACTAACACCATCAGAGTTAAAAAAAAGTTGTTACATGCTTTTGGTTTTTAAATAGTTATCAGTGATAATTTTATTTGAATGATAGTAACATGCCCCTTAATGTTCATTCGACTATGCACTTTCTTTCTTTCTGTTCTTTTGTTTATTTAGCAATTCGCACCTGCTCCAATTGGATATGTGGATGCCCTTGTTCTGCCTTCTCCCTGTACTTTTGATTACTTAATTGTTTGCACCTTTTCTAGATACAGATGTTCTTTCGTAGCTAATTTCCCTTTTAAATGTTATGCCACTAGGCTGGCGAATTGAGAGACCGTGAAATGGAATTGAAGGCCCAGATAACAGCCTTCATTGACAAGAGCAAGGAATTGAGCAAAGCAGAGGAAGAGTCTGGAGAGACAGGACCTATGGTCAATGAAGCAGATATCCAGCACATAGTATCGTCATGGACTGGCATCCCTGTGGAGAAGGTTTCCAGCGATGAATCCGATAAGCTTCTTAAGATGGAAGAGACTTTGCACAAGCGTGTCATTGGCCAAGATGAGGCTGTGGTAGCCATTAGTCGCTCCATCCGCCGTGCTCGTGTGGGTCTTAAGAACCCCAACAGGCCAATTGCAAGCTTTATTTTTGCAGGTCCCACCGGCGTTGGGAAGTCAGAGCTTGCAAAGGCTCTTGCAGCCTATTACTTTGGCTCTGAGGAGGCTATGATCCGGCTTGATATGAGTGAATTCATGGAGAGGCACACCGTATCCAAGCTGATTGGTTCACCTCCAGGATATGTAGGATACACTGAGGGTGGCCAGCTGACAGAGGCAGTTCGACGGCGACCATacacagttgtgctctttgatgagattgagaaggcacaCCCAGATGTCTTCAACATGATGCTTCAAATTTTGGAAGATGGGAGATTGACTGACAGCAAGGGAAGGACTGTGGACTTCAAGAACACACTCCTGATCATGACCTCAAATGTAGGGAGCAGTGTCATCGAGAAGGGTGGGCGGAAGATCGGATTTGACCTTGACTCTGATGAGAAGGACAGCAGCTATAGCAGGATCAAGAGCCTGGTCATCGAGGAGATGAAGCAATACTTCCGACCTGAGTTCCTCAACCGTCTCGATGAGATGATCGTGTTCAGGCAGCTGACCAAGCTCGAGGTGAAGGAGATCGCGGATATCATGCTCCAGGAGGTCTTTGACAGGCTGAAGGCCAAGGACATCAATCTTCAAGTGACCGAGAAGTTCAAGGAGCGGGTGGTGAACGAAGGCTACAACCCCAGCTACGGTGCACGCCCACTGAGGCGAGCCATCATGAGGCTGCTGGAGGACAGCCTTGCTGAGAAGATCCTCGCCGGGGAGGTGAAGGAGGGCGACTCCGCCATTGTGGATGTGGACTCGGAGGGGAAGGTCATTGTGCTCAATGGTCAGGGGGGCATACCGGAGCTCTCAACTCCGGCGATCACCGTTTAGCTCGTACATAACAGATGATGACAAAATAGCAGTTTTTGTTTCAAACacattatcatatatatagttagcATATAACTGTGTATATGTAGTGGTATAGTCAAAGGGGAAATCGTTGCTGCCTTTGAATTCCTTTTCAAATTCAAGTATTCTTTTGTCTCTCAAGTTAATCTGCCTGGTTATTAAGGTATTGTGTACACAGTGATGTGAAAAGCTCTAGTCTGTGTACAGGGCTACAGGCATACAGATACAGACAGGTCAAAATATAGGACTCAGCGTTGGTTTTAAGTGAGCATCAGGAAAGACGTGCACCTAAAATACCATCGGCTGAAAATACCAAAATTATATAACGAACAAAAAAAACacactatcttaagtttgacttgTATGGATTATAAGAATTGATTTATTTAGGACGGAGGGAACGTTTTCTTATAATCCATAAGTCAAGCTatcttaagtttggctaacttTATAAAAAAGAATAATAACATCTAGAATATAAAATGAGtatattatataaatatattctatgatataTCTAGTGatactcagcctgttcgcttgttggtttcagccagcccaaaccagccagccaacagtgtttttctctcacaataaaccagcaccagccagcccaaaccagcccagaaaccaaccagcgaacaggccgactaatttgatgtcataaattttgatgggttttttaaaaaatacgattaaattttaaaaagtttgacttaagataacTCTAAGAATCTATTTATTTAGAGACGCAGGGAGTATCATTTTTCATTTACAGGAGACGGTCAAAAGCTTCGAAGCTCGATGAGTAAATTTTACAAGAGTACTGGATTCCTGACTCTGGAAACTTCAATCCGTTTGCAAATGAGGTTAGGCCGCGTAATTTCTCTCTTTCCTTTTAAAAAATAATGATTCATTTGTATGTAGATCTGGTAAAGGGTTGAAATGCCTAAGAGAGgcgaattgagctaattctattttttttaataattaaaccctatactTAGCTCATTTCACTCCCTTGTGtctaaaagtgtttctattgttctaccacacaaaagttttacaccctaggttccaatcctactctagcatgacaattctaagaatataaagacatgaattgaattgctcaaatgtaaatgttcAGAGTAaagagaaggagatgaatgcggcgatgttttttcgaggtatcggagagtcgtcactctccactagttctcgttggagcacccacgcaagggtgtagctcccccttatccacgcaaggatcaagtgctctctacggactGATTTTTTTAACACTTcatcgcggtgaatcgcccacaactgctcacaccatgacttAGGTCATCCATGAGCATCCacgagctccgccggatgatcaccaagtttccaatcaccaccgagccatctaggtgatggcgatcaccaagagtaacaagcacaaactctcacttgatcaagacaagcctaatgagaaaggtagatacacacttgctactccctatgcactaatgaggtccttaatcttggattatcaaatctcaatcacctaactaggctcttgctcttccttgcacttcaaaggtgtttctcagctgaacaaatgggcaagagtgcTAAGTTCGACGAGTAAGAGAAGTATATATACTCCCAACTTTAAAACATAACCGTTATTGTCCAACTCAACAGttttcggggtgaccggacacaccggtcgaagtgaccagacgcgtctggtcagtagccaaCGGCTACGTGGCGTCAGCCTGTTAGGGACGGCTGTTGGAGTGAcctgacgctggccagcgtccggacAACATCCaacgaacgcgtccggtcaggaatttTGGTCTCTGGACCCTCTCTGATGTTGACCTGACACTGcaaactcagcgtccgatcgtttactGTTCTGTGTCCGGTCCTCCCTGATAGCGAGGCCCTACTACTACAGATACGACTAGAGGCACATCCGGTTCAAATCACTGTGCTCCTCGGCTTTTGCTGTGCGCGCTgatcactgaccagacgcagcactaATGAGTCCAGTTATCAGTAAaacagtgtccggtcaatatttgaccctctattcacttccaattcaaaatcctttgtgaatgaggttgactccaattgatctttgggctattcctgagctacctagtgctaagtttgacaagtgtgtaccacacctaacccattagactcacctaggtcaagctactagttcttaccccccttaatagtacgaccaaatgaaaaataaagtcctaaactactctaagtgtctctccaacgccaaacgaca
Proteins encoded in this region:
- the LOC136506021 gene encoding chaperone protein ClpC2, chloroplastic, whose protein sequence is MAGTLLQSVALGTTFGGRISTQRWRSHGTRRPASMLAMSLSRPVKMSAFVGLRSVHSFSVTPTVSNSRSTVASYRSSRRTRRSRFVTRAMFERFTEKAIKVIMLAQEEARRLGHNFVGTEQILLGLIGEGTGIAAKVLKSMGINLKDARVEVEKIIGRGNGFVAVEIPFTPRAKRVLELSLEEARQLGHNYIGSEHLLLGLLREGEGVAARVLESLGADPSNIRTQVIRMIGETTEAVGAGVGGGSSGNKMPTLEEYGTNLTKLAEEGKLDPVVGRQPQIERVVQILGRRTKNNPCLIGEPGVGKTAIAEGLAQRISTGDVPETIEGKKVITLDMGLLVAGTKYRGEFEERLKKLMEEIKQSDEIILFIDEVHTLIGAGAAEGAIDAANILKPSLARGELQCIGATTLDEYRKHIEKDPALERRFQPVKVPEPTVDETIEILRGLRERYEIHHKLRYTDEALIAAAKLSYQYISDRFLPDKAIDLIDEAGSRVRLQHAQVPEEARELDKELKQITKQKNEAVRSQDFEKAGELRDREMELKAQITAFIDKSKELSKAEEESGETGPMVNEADIQHIVSSWTGIPVEKVSSDESDKLLKMEETLHKRVIGQDEAVVAISRSIRRARVGLKNPNRPIASFIFAGPTGVGKSELAKALAAYYFGSEEAMIRLDMSEFMERHTVSKLIGSPPGYVGYTEGGQLTEAVRRRPYTVVLFDEIEKAHPDVFNMMLQILEDGRLTDSKGRTVDFKNTLLIMTSNVGSSVIEKGGRKIGFDLDSDEKDSSYSRIKSLVIEEMKQYFRPEFLNRLDEMIVFRQLTKLEVKEIADIMLQEVFDRLKAKDINLQVTEKFKERVVNEGYNPSYGARPLRRAIMRLLEDSLAEKILAGEVKEGDSAIVDVDSEGKVIVLNGQGGIPELSTPAITV